The proteins below are encoded in one region of Belonocnema kinseyi isolate 2016_QV_RU_SX_M_011 chromosome 5, B_treatae_v1, whole genome shotgun sequence:
- the LOC117173069 gene encoding uncharacterized protein LOC117173069 has product MKKYRNIIRNREGKMLALTTIIILLGFLAVMTEAAPQNDSDAVEKALIEKVSFKGTSKADNANLSRKNRRVKRDFTMFCLYMHTAKCEQFYSDLLGIGDRAKQIDKTPLRRSRLDRINSGRKAKLNSMIGQIKNWQKDRMVDLELCFECEKHLRSYKMNNPPSIRPDFYDIPIPIPENYHVNTVDESRLFT; this is encoded by the exons ATGAAGAAATATCGAAATATCATTCGTAACCGCGAAGGAAAAATGCTTGCCTTGACAACTATCATAATTTTATTAGGCTTCTTGGCCGTGATGACAGAAGCAGCCCCACAAAATG atTCAGACGCTGTTGAAAAAGCACTAATCGAAAAAGTCAGTTTTAAAGGAACTTCCAAGGCTGATAATGCAAATCTTTCGAGAAAAAATCGGCGTGTAAAAAGAGATTTTACAATGTTTTGCCTTTACATGCATACAGCTAAGTGTGAGCAGTTTTATTCCGATTTATTAGGGATTGGAGACAGAGCAAAACAGATTGATAAAACGCCTTTAAGGAGGTCTCGTTTAGATAGAATAAATTCAGGACGCAAGGCAAAATTAAATAGTATgattggtcaaattaaaaattggcaaaaagATAGAATGGTGGATCTGGAATTGTGTTTTGAGTGTGAGAAACATTTGAGGTCCTATAAGATGAACAATCCTCCCTCAATTAGGCCCGATTTTTATGACATCCCTATTCCGATACCAGAAAATTATCATGTAAACACAGTGGACGAATCTCGACTTTTCACGTAG